In Nomascus leucogenys isolate Asia chromosome 25, Asia_NLE_v1, whole genome shotgun sequence, a single genomic region encodes these proteins:
- the LOC100604652 gene encoding keratin-associated protein 11-1, which yields MSFNCSTRNCSSRPIGGRCIVPAAQVTTTSTTDADCLGGIYLPSSFQTGSWLLDHCQETCCEPTACQPTCYQRTSCVSNPCQVTCSRQTTCVSNPCSTTYSRPLTFVSSGCQPLGGLSSVCQPVGGVSTVCQPACGVSRTYQQSCVSSCRRTC from the coding sequence ATGTCCTTCAACTGCTCCACAAGAAATTGCTCTTCCAGGCCCATTGGAGGACGCTGCATTGTTCCAGCGGCCCAAGTTACCACGACTTCCACCACTGATGCTGACTGCCTGGGTGGCATCTATTTGCCCAGTTCCTTCCAGACTGGCTCTTGGCTCCTGGACCACTGTCAGGAGACCTGCTGTGAGCCCACTGCTTGCCAGCCAACCTGTTACCAGCGAACTTCATGTGTCTCCAACCCTTGCCAGGTGACCTGCTCTCGACAAACTACCTGTGTTTCCAACCCCTGCTCAACTACCTACAGCCGGCCGCTCACCTTCGTCTCTAGTGGATGTCAGCCCCTGGGAGGCCTCTCCAGTGTCTGCCAACCAGTGGGAGGAGTCTCTACTGTCTGCCAGCCAGCCTGTGGGGTCTCCAGGACGTACCAGCAGTCCTGCGTGTCCAGCTGCCGAAGAACCTGCTGA